The DNA sequence ACCTGCGGGAGCGGATTCTGCGCGGGGAGTTCCGCGAGGGCACGGTGCTGCCACCGGAACGCGAACTCGTCGTGCAGACCCAGATGAGTCGGACCACCGTTCGCGAGGCGCTGCGCATTCTCGAGGTGCAGGGCCTGGTCAGGATCAAGACCGGCCGCTCCGGCGGCGCATACGTCCAGGTGCCCGGTGAGGAGTCCGTCGCCAGCTCCGTCAGCCTGATGATCCGCGGTCGCCAGATCCGACTGGCGGCGCTGCTCGAGACGCGCGAGGCGGTCGAGCCCGCCTGTGCCCGGCTGGCCGCCAAGTACCGCACGGACACCGACATCGCCGCCCTGGAGAAGGCCAACGACGCAATCTCCGTGGAAAGCGGTTCGCTCGCCGACTTCCTGCAGGCCAACGTCGACTGGCATGTCGCGGTTGCGACAGCCAGCCACAACGAGCTGCTCACCGGATTCATGACCGCGCTCTCGCGGGCCATCTACGCCGGCACCGACAACCAGGGCTTCATCGACACCGAGGTCCGGCGCCTGACAGTCCGGGCACACCGCGGGATCACCGAGGCCATCCGGACGCAGGACGCCGACGGGGCCGTGCGGCGGATGAGCCGGCACGTGCACGCCTACGCCGAGGCGGTGCTCAAGGTCGATGAGCGCACCGCCATCGAGGTGCCCGAGGACTGAGCTGCCGGGCCGGTGCCCAGCGGGCCCGCGTTCGGCGCGGGCCCGGCTCACCGCAGACCCTTGACCCGGGCGCGGATGGCCTCGACCGCCTCCGGGTTCTCCGCACCGGACAGGTCGCCGGCATCGGTGCCCAGGACGGCGGCACGCACCGCCCGGCGCAGGATCTTGGCCGACCTGGTCTTGGGCAGTGCGTCCACCCGCACGACCTGGGCCGGGGCGAAGGGTTTGCCGACCTGGGAGGCGACCCGGTCACGCAGCCGGCGTGCGACGTGCTCCCCGGCCTCGTCGCTCTCGTCGCCATAGCTGGGGCGGGCCACCCAGAATGCCCAGACGGCCTCGTTCTTCGTGGGATCCGGGATACCGACGACGGCGCTCTCCGCCACGGCCGGGTCCGCGGCGAGCACCGACTCGATCTCCGCCGGCGCGACGCGCTTGCCCGCGACGTTCATGACGTCGTCGGAACGGCCGAGCACATACCAGTCGCCGTGCTCGTCGACGAGGGCGAAATCGCCCTGACGCCACATGCCGGGGAAGGTCGACCAGTAGGTCTCGAGGTAGCGCCGGTCGTCGCGCCACACGCCCCGGGTCATGGCCGGCCATGGCTGGCGGCACACCAGTTCGCCGATGGCGCCCCGCAACGGCTGGCCGTCCTCGCCGACCACGTCGACGTCCATCCCGAGCGCCGGCCCCCCGAGCGAGCAGCTGGCGATGTCCTCCACCGGGTAGGGGGAAAGGAACGAGCCGCCGACCTCGGTGCCGCCGGAGAAGTTCACGACCGGCACCCGACCGGCGAAGACGTCGCGGGCCAGCCACTCGTAGGACTGCGGGTCCCACGGCTCGCCGGTGGAGCCCAGGACCCGGACCGAGGAGAGGCCCTGCGCGGGCAGACCCGCCGTGGCTGTACGGAGTGTGCGGACCAGGGTGGGGGACACCCCGAGGGTCGTCACCTGGTGGCGCTCCACCAGCTGCCACAGCCGGGCACTGTCCGGGGTATCCGGCGAGCCCTCGTACAGCACCAGGTTCCCGCCGCAGGCGTGGGTGCCGAGAACAGTCAGCGGCCCCATGATCCATCCCATGTCGGTGATCCAGCACAGCGAGCGGCCGGGGCCGAGCTCGAAGCCGTAGGCGAGCTCGCTGGCGACCTTCGTCAGGAAGCCGGCGTGGGTGTGCACGGCTCCCTTCGGCCGCCCGGTCGTCCCGGACGTGTAGCCCAGAAGCAGCACGTCCGAGGCCGAGGTGGGCGTCGTGGCCGAGTAGGGCGGCTCCGCCAGCAGGCTGCTCCAGCCCACCACCTCCGGATGACCCGCCGCGTCGCTCGGGAGGGCGCCGGTTGGTTCGGCCGCCTCCCCGGCGAGGTTCTCCACGACAACGACCAGCTGCACCCCCGGACACGCCGCGATCGCCTCATCCAGCTGTGGCTGCATCTGGACCGTCCGGCCGCGGCGCACGGTGCCGTCCGCTGTGATGACCGCCTTCACCTCGGCGTCCTGCAGCCGGGCCGCGATGGCCCCGGGAGCGAAGCCGGAGAAGAGCGGCACCGCGACGGCTCCCAGACTGGCGACCGCGTAGAGCGCCACGACCGCCTCGGGGATCATCGGCAGGTAGAGGGCGACGGCGTCGCCCGGTCCGATCCAGTGCCGGCGCAGCCCGCTGCATATCCGGGCGACCTGGTCCGCGAGCTGGGCGTACGAGAGCTCGCGGACGGTGCCTGCCTCGGTCTCGTGGACGACCGCCGGTGCGTCGGGGCTCTGTTCGGTCCACCGCCCCAGGCAGGTGTCCACCACGTTCAGCTTCCCCCCGACGAACCACTCGGGGAACTGCGGACCGTTGAGGGTATCCAGCACCGAGTGATAGGGCGTCCGGAAGCGGATGCCCAGGTCGGCCACGACCGCGTCCCAGAAAGCGCCGATGTCGGCGACCGATACCGCTCGCAGGGCGTCGGCGTCGGCCACGCCGAAGTGGCGCATCAGCCGGACGACGTTCGCGTTCTCCAGGTAGTCCTGGTTCGGGCGCCAGATGTAGGTCACGTCAGCTCCGGGGAAGGCCGAGGATGCGCTCGGCGACGATGTTGCGCTGGATGAAGGTGGAGCCCCCGGCGATCGCGGTGCCGCGAGCCTGGTAGGCCAGCCGCAGCCAGCGCTCTGCGGTCGCGCCCTCGTCCGTCGGCCCGAACTGGTCGCCGAGTGGTTCGAGTGAGAGCCGGAAGTCGGCGAGGTCTTCGACCAGGGGGCAGAAGTAGAGCTTGCCGATCGAGGTGACCGGGCCGGGGGGCTCACCGGCTGCCGCGGCCGAGATGACCCGCTGGCCGATCGCGCGGTGCACCAGCGCCCGGCCCCAGAGGTCGGCGACCTTCTGGCGGGTCAGTGGGTCCGCGGCAAGCGGCGTGCCGTCGGCCGCGCTGCGGGAGCGGACGACGGCGACGATCTCCTCAACCGCCTTCGTGGTGTTGACCCGGCCGGTCGCGATCGCCACCCGCTCGAAGGCCAGTGTGCCCATCGCGACCTTCCAACCACCGTCGACCTCTCCGACCACGGCGCCGTCGGGCACGAAGACCTCGTCGAGGAACACCTCGTTGAACTCTGCCTCGCCCAGCATGTGCGCCAGCGGCCGCACCGTGACGCCGGGGGAGTCCATCGGCAGGAGGAAGTAGGTGATGCCGCGATGGCGCTCACCGCCTCCGGTGCGGGCGAGCAGAATGGCGTGCGCGGCCAGCTGTGCACGGCTGGTCCAGATCTTCTGGCCGCTGATGCGCCAGCCACCGTCGACCTTCGTCGCCCTGGTGCGCAGCGAGGCGAGGTCGGATCCGGACTCGGGCTCGGAGAAGAGCTGGCACCAGATGTGCTCGCCGGTCAGGATGGGCCGGAGGAGTCGCTGCTTCTGTTCGGTGGTACCGAAGTGAGCGATCGTCGGCCCGGCGAAGTCCTCTCCGATGATGTTCAGCCGTTCGGGAGCACCGGCCCGGTCGCACTCCTCGGTGAAGATCGCCTGCATCCGCTCGTCGAGCCCGCGGCCTCCGAACTCGGCTGGCCAGGTGAGTCCGGCGTAGCCCGCCGCGAACACCACCGCCTGCCACTGGCGCCAGAAAGGCGCCTTTTCCACCATGTCGGCCGGTTCGGGCCAGGGCAGCTTCGGGAGCTCGTGTGCGAGCCAGGCGCGCACTTCGGCGCGGAAGCGGGCCTCGTCCGGTGCATCGGCGAGATCCATGGACACCACCTCCAGGGGTGCATCGTCGCGCCTAAACGGTACTATAGGTCAGGCCAAATAGCCCGATGTGAGGCTGCCGTGCGGCCTTCCCAGGAACGTCCTCCGGGAGGTCGGGCAAGAGGCGGTCCGCCTGCCGCGGGGGGCCCGTCAACGGGATCAAGCCTGGGACGTCGGGTCGCGTCACCCGTTGTCGAGGTGCATCGAGGACTGATGGACCATGCACCGCCCGGCCCCGGCGCGCTTCGCCGCGTACATCGCGATGTCGGAGGCGTTGAGGAGCCGGTCCGGATCGGCGAGGTCCGCGCAGGAGATCGCGACTCCGGCGCTTGCCGAGACCCGTACGGTCGCATCCGAAAGGTCCACCGGCTCCTGGATGGCGTTGAGTACCCGCCGGGCCAGCCCTTCAATGGCCGAAAGTGAGACGACCCGCTCGCAGAGCACGGCGAACTCGTCTCCAGCGAGCCGGGCGACCACGTCGTCCGGCCGCACCGTTTCCCGCAGGCGCCGGGCGATCTCCCGTAGCAACTCGTCGCCGACCCGGTGGCCGTAGGTGTCGTTGACGGTCTTGAAGCCGTCGAGATCGATGAAGACCACGCCCGTGCGGTGCAGTTTGAGGGTGCGCTCCAGCCGGTCGAGCAGCCATGAGCGGTTGGGCAGGTCGGTGAGGCTGTCGTGCGTCGAGCGGTAGCGGATCTCCCGCTCGGTGGCGAACCGCACCGCCGCGGAGCCGAGCACGCTGGCGACCGCGCCGAGGAACTGCTCGTCGCGATCGCCGAACGGCATCGCGTCCGGTTCCTGGCGGTGCACGGTGATCACAGCGGTGGAGGCGCCGGGCCGACCGACCGGCGCGGCCAGGATCTGCCGGCCTCCCGACGCATCCGGTGCCCCGGTGGTCGCGTGCCCGGTGCGGACCGCGGCGGACACAACCCGCCCGGCGATCGCGTCGGGCAGCGGGAGGCCGACGCTTGCGGCGGGCTTCGCGTCGCGTGCGGCGGCCGACGTGCAGTCGATCTCGTAGAGTGCCACCGCGGCGCTGAGCTGGTTGGCCAGCACGGCGGTGGCGCGGTGCCAGAGGCCCACGGCCTCGGGCGTGACCAGTGCCTGCTCCGCCAGGCTGGCGAGCTGGGCCTCGCCGGAGAGGGCCAGCTCCCGTTCCGTCACGTCGGTGCTGAGCGCGGCGACCAGCTGGACCCGGCCGGCCGCGTCGGGGATGGGAATCATGTGCAGGTCGAAGTAGCGTCCATACGCCTGAACGACCTTCGAGTCGGCCGCGCCGTACTCGAACGTGGCCTTGAGCATCGCGAGCGACTCCTTGTGATCTTCGAAGACCTCGAAGACGGACCTCGTCGCCGCGTCGATGATGTCCTCGGCCTCCCGGGAGTTGCGCGCGCCCGCTCCGAACACGACGTGACCGGTGCGGTCGATCAGCAGCATCGACGCCGGGCTGTGGTCAAGGATGAACCGTAGGTAGTTGGCGACCTGATCTCGGTCGCTCACGTCCTCCATGCGGCTGACAATGTAGGCCTCGTCGCCGCCGAGCAGCCCGTCGAAATCGTGGGTCATCGTGGAGGCGACCTGGACGTGCACGATCTCGCCGTCCGGCCGGGCGAACCGCATGCGAAACGGTGGGAACCGCTCACCGGAGCCGGCGGGTCCGTGGCGGATGACCCTGCGCTCGTAGCTGCTGAACAGCTCGAAGTCCGGCTGGGAGACCAGACGGCGCCAGGATCGGCCGACCATCTCCCCCGCGCCGCGGCCCAGGATCCTGCACGCTGCGGCGTTGGCGTATTTCACGGTCCCGCTGCGGGCGCCGGTGATGACGATGCCCATCTGCAGGTCGTTGACCAGGCCTTCGCTGAAATCCATGATGATCTCTGACGTGTGTCGTCCGGTCCCGTCATCCTCCGTTTGTCACACCACGAGTGTCGGGCCTTGTCTACCCGGTCCTGGCCTGCGGCAACCGGGGGTGAGGTGGGGCCGGCGGCGGCCTGAGCGGCGCTAACGGCCCGACCAGCGCGGTTCCCGCTTCTCCCGGAACGCGGCCACGCCCTCCTTGATGTCCTGGGTGGTGAAGGCGAGAGCGAGCTGGCCCTGCAGGTGGACGAGGGCGGCGTCGAGTGGTTGGTCCCGGGTCGCGTCGAGGGCGTCCTTGCCCATCCGCATGAGCAGCGGCGAACGGGAGGCGACCAGCCCTGCCCAGCGGTCGACCTCGGCGTCGAACTGCGCGCTCGGCACGACCGCGTTGACCATCTGCAGCTGCGCCGCCTCATCGGCGGAGATCAGCCTGCCGGTCATCATGAGCTCGTTCGCCTTCGCCCGCGGCACGCTCCGGTAGATGAGCGCCGAGATCATGAACGGGAAGACTCCGACGTTGATCTCGGGGCAGCCGAATCTCACCCCCTCGCGAGCGATGATGAGATCGCAGGCCAGGGCGAGGCCGAAGGCGCCCGCGAGCACGTCGCCGCCGGCCGCGCAGATGCTCGGCTTCCCCAGCTTCCCGAGCAGTCGGTAGGCGCGCGGGAAACGGTCCAGGCCGGCGTACTTCTCGATCGTCGAGGTATCGCTGGCGAACGCCTTGAGGTCGCCTCCGCTGGAGAACACTCGGTCGTCGCTGGATGCCAGGACGACCAGCCGCACCGCGTCGTCCGCCCGGGCCTGCGCGAGACGGTCGATCAGCTCGTCGAGCAGCCGGTCACTCAGGGCGTTACGCGACGCGGGGTCGTCCAGAATGATGGTGGCGACGCCCCGGGCATCGCGTTCGTACCGGATGAAGGAGGAGGGCATGGTCTTCCTCTGGGCTCGGGGCACAGGCGCGGCAGACATACGCAGACATGCGCCAGACATGCGGAGCACGTGCCGGACTGGATGCGGACGCCGCGCCGTGATCCGCGCGGCCGGTCAGGATGATCAGTCGTGCGTCAGGACGATCTTGCCGATTCCGGTGCCGGCCTCGAGGCGCTCGTGCGCGAGCGCCGCCTGCGCCAGCGGGAACGTGCGGTCGATGACCGGTGGCGCGACCGTGTGGTCGTCAAGGAATCGCAGGAGCCCGGCCATGTCACGGGGGCTGCCCATCGTCGTGCCGATGAGTTCGTACTGCCCGAAGTAGAAAGGGCGGACCGGGAGGGTCGCCTGCTCCCCGGCGCTGGCGCCGAGCACCACACACCGCCCGCCGGGGGCGAGGCAGCGCACCGACTCCGCCCAGCGCCCGACGCTGTCGAGTACGAGGTCGAAGCCAGCGCCGCGGGGGGTCAGCGCCCGCGCCGCCTCGACCCAGTCGGATTCGGTGTGGTCGACGCCGCCGGCCGCGCCCAGCTCCCGAGCCGCGTCGATCTTCCGCGTGGCTCCCGAGGTGACGATCGCGCGCGCACCGGCGGCGGTGGCGAGCGCGACGGCCGTCGTCGCGACTCCTCCGCTGGCTCCGAGCACGAGCAGTGACTCCCCGGACCTGAGTCGGCCTCGACTGAACAGCGCCCGGAACGTGGTCAACCCGACCAGCGGCAGGGCGGCGGCCTGGGCCAGGCTCAGCCCGCGGGGCCGGGGGACCGCGCACTCGGCTGGCACGGTCACCAGTTCGGCGTACGTGCCGGAGTGGTGGTCGCCCAGGATCTCCCAGTCCGCGCCGGGCGCGGCGTCGCCGCGGCCCCAGAACAGGGAGGGCAGCACGACGACCGCCTCGTTGGTGTCGATGCGCACCCCTGCTCCGTCGGCACCGGGGATGTGGGGGAGGGGGGAGGAGTACCGGCCCTGGCGCACCAGTACGTCATGCCAGTTGAGGGCGCTTGCCGCCAGCCGCACGGTAACCCAGCCAGCGCGCTCCGGCGGGGCCGGCACGTCGGCGGGCTGCAACACGGACGGCGAGCCGTAGGACCCCATGACGATTGCGCGCACCCTGCTCCTCGGCGGTGTAGCGAACGGGGATTTGGTCCCTATGGTCATACCATTAATGCTGGGTTGCGGGAGGGCTCGTGGCCTCCGCAGTCGTGGCCACGGAATCGGATGCTTGCCGGCCCGCCCGCGGGTGTGGCAGGTGCTCCGGGTTGGCGGGCCCGCCGATCTGATTGTTCGAGTGCCGGGTGCCTTGCGGATCGTGACGGGTTGCGACGCTGGGCGTAACTAGGTGAGCCCGTCAAGTTCCCAGTCGGGAATCTGCCGGGCGCGTTCGGCGTCGCCCCGTGCTCGCAGGCGGACTCCCTCCTACCAGGGCGCCTGCCAGCGAAGAGTCATCGACCGGGGGAGTGCAAGGGGTAGAAAAGCCCCTCTTCCGGGTGATGAGCTCGATGTGAAGCCACTCACATGATGGATGCAATCCACTTGGAGCCGGGCCGCCGTTAGCGGCGTCCGCATCTGACGCACGGAGCGCCTCATGACCATTACGGATAGCACTCTGATCGTCGACGTCCCAGAGGAGATTGCAAGGCGGGTAGTGCTTCCTGAGGGCCACCGGGAGGACGCGCCGCTGTTCGAGGCGTACCGCTGGCTGCGTGAGAACGCTCCGCTGGCGAAGGTCGCCGTCGACGGATACGACCCGATCTGGCTTGTCACCAAGCACGCGGACATCATGGAGATCGAGCGGCAGCCGGCGATCTTCACCAGTGGCGGCGGAGAGGCCCCCGGGTCGCACAACCCGATCCTGCAGAACCAGGCCGGCGACACGTTCACGAAGTCGTTGACAGGCGGCAGCCTGCGGATTCTCGAGACACTCACCTACCTTGACCCGCCCGAGCACACGATGGTCAAGGACATCGCCAACGAGTGGTTCCGCCCGGTCTCACTGAAGAAGTGGGGGGATCGGATCCGGGCGCTGGCCCAGCAGGCGATCGCCGACCACCTGCGTCCGGGCGCGAACGACCTGGACCTGGTCGCCGACTTCACGCTCGGCTACCCGTTGCACGTCATCATGACACTCTTCGGCATGCCGGCCGAAGACGAGCCGCGCATGATGGCGCTGACCCAGGACTTCTTCGGCACCGCCGATCCCGACACCCAGCGGTCCGACACCGAGGCCCTCACCCCCGAGGCGGCGGCCCAGCAGTGGTCGGCCACCATCCGCGACTTCTACGCCTACTTCGACACCTTTCTCGAGGCCCGGCGTGCCGAGCCCAAGGACGACCTGGCCTCGATCATCGCGAACGCTCGCCAGCCCGACGGTGAGCTGTTCCCGAAGGAGGTCGCGTACGGCTGGTTCGTCGCGATCGCGACGGCCGGCCACGACACGACGTCGAGCACCCTGTCGAGCATTCTTGAGGCGCTGGCGCTCAACCCCGATCAGCTCGCCGCGGTGAAGGCGGACCTGTCGCTGGTGCCCGACCTGGTGAACGAAGGGCTGCGCTGGGCGTCGCCGGTGAAGCACTTCGTCCGGCAGGCCAGCCAGGACTACGTGCTGCGGGGCCAGCAGATCGCCGCGGGTGATCGTTTCATGCTCCTCTACCAGTCGGCCAACCGTGACACCGACATCTTCGACGCGCCGGACGAGTTCCGTTTCGACCGCCGGCCCAACCGGCACATCGCCTTCGGCTACGGCCCGCACATGTGCATCGGTCAGCATCTGGCCAAGCTGGAGCTCCGGGTGATGCTCGAGGAGCTGCTGCCGCGGATCACGGCGATCGACATCACCGGCGGGCGCAAGGTCGTGCAGACGAACTTCGTGGGCGGACTGCGCCGGCTGCCGGTGCGTTTGGATCTGGCGTGACCGACGGTGTGACCGGTCGGGTGGTCGTGGTCGGCGCGGGCCACGCGGGGGGAACCTTCGCGGCCCTGCTCTGCCAGGCGGGGTTCGCCGGCGAGCTGGTCGTCTTCGGTGACGAGCCGGAACCGCCCTACCACCGCCCGCCGCTGTCCAAGGAGTTCCTGCACGGCCCGCTGGAGAAGTGGCTGCGCGAGCCGGCCTTCTACCCGGAGCAGGGCGTCGCGCTGAGACTCGGCGAGACGGTCGTGGGGATCGACCGGGCGGCCGGAACGGTCACCTCGACGACTGGACGGGTGTGGTCCTACGACCACCTCGTGCTGGCTACCGG is a window from the Parafrankia irregularis genome containing:
- a CDS encoding AMP-binding protein, whose product is MRHFGVADADALRAVSVADIGAFWDAVVADLGIRFRTPYHSVLDTLNGPQFPEWFVGGKLNVVDTCLGRWTEQSPDAPAVVHETEAGTVRELSYAQLADQVARICSGLRRHWIGPGDAVALYLPMIPEAVVALYAVASLGAVAVPLFSGFAPGAIAARLQDAEVKAVITADGTVRRGRTVQMQPQLDEAIAACPGVQLVVVVENLAGEAAEPTGALPSDAAGHPEVVGWSSLLAEPPYSATTPTSASDVLLLGYTSGTTGRPKGAVHTHAGFLTKVASELAYGFELGPGRSLCWITDMGWIMGPLTVLGTHACGGNLVLYEGSPDTPDSARLWQLVERHQVTTLGVSPTLVRTLRTATAGLPAQGLSSVRVLGSTGEPWDPQSYEWLARDVFAGRVPVVNFSGGTEVGGSFLSPYPVEDIASCSLGGPALGMDVDVVGEDGQPLRGAIGELVCRQPWPAMTRGVWRDDRRYLETYWSTFPGMWRQGDFALVDEHGDWYVLGRSDDVMNVAGKRVAPAEIESVLAADPAVAESAVVGIPDPTKNEAVWAFWVARPSYGDESDEAGEHVARRLRDRVASQVGKPFAPAQVVRVDALPKTRSAKILRRAVRAAVLGTDAGDLSGAENPEAVEAIRARVKGLR
- a CDS encoding quinone oxidoreductase family protein; the encoded protein is MRAIVMGSYGSPSVLQPADVPAPPERAGWVTVRLAASALNWHDVLVRQGRYSSPLPHIPGADGAGVRIDTNEAVVVLPSLFWGRGDAAPGADWEILGDHHSGTYAELVTVPAECAVPRPRGLSLAQAAALPLVGLTTFRALFSRGRLRSGESLLVLGASGGVATTAVALATAAGARAIVTSGATRKIDAARELGAAGGVDHTESDWVEAARALTPRGAGFDLVLDSVGRWAESVRCLAPGGRCVVLGASAGEQATLPVRPFYFGQYELIGTTMGSPRDMAGLLRFLDDHTVAPPVIDRTFPLAQAALAHERLEAGTGIGKIVLTHD
- a CDS encoding FadR/GntR family transcriptional regulator; this encodes MQVPKASDVLAEDLRERILRGEFREGTVLPPERELVVQTQMSRTTVREALRILEVQGLVRIKTGRSGGAYVQVPGEESVASSVSLMIRGRQIRLAALLETREAVEPACARLAAKYRTDTDIAALEKANDAISVESGSLADFLQANVDWHVAVATASHNELLTGFMTALSRAIYAGTDNQGFIDTEVRRLTVRAHRGITEAIRTQDADGAVRRMSRHVHAYAEAVLKVDERTAIEVPED
- a CDS encoding acyl-CoA dehydrogenase family protein, which produces MDLADAPDEARFRAEVRAWLAHELPKLPWPEPADMVEKAPFWRQWQAVVFAAGYAGLTWPAEFGGRGLDERMQAIFTEECDRAGAPERLNIIGEDFAGPTIAHFGTTEQKQRLLRPILTGEHIWCQLFSEPESGSDLASLRTRATKVDGGWRISGQKIWTSRAQLAAHAILLARTGGGERHRGITYFLLPMDSPGVTVRPLAHMLGEAEFNEVFLDEVFVPDGAVVGEVDGGWKVAMGTLAFERVAIATGRVNTTKAVEEIVAVVRSRSAADGTPLAADPLTRQKVADLWGRALVHRAIGQRVISAAAAGEPPGPVTSIGKLYFCPLVEDLADFRLSLEPLGDQFGPTDEGATAERWLRLAYQARGTAIAGGSTFIQRNIVAERILGLPRS
- a CDS encoding enoyl-CoA hydratase/isomerase family protein; the protein is MPSSFIRYERDARGVATIILDDPASRNALSDRLLDELIDRLAQARADDAVRLVVLASSDDRVFSSGGDLKAFASDTSTIEKYAGLDRFPRAYRLLGKLGKPSICAAGGDVLAGAFGLALACDLIIAREGVRFGCPEINVGVFPFMISALIYRSVPRAKANELMMTGRLISADEAAQLQMVNAVVPSAQFDAEVDRWAGLVASRSPLLMRMGKDALDATRDQPLDAALVHLQGQLALAFTTQDIKEGVAAFREKREPRWSGR
- a CDS encoding sensor domain-containing protein gives rise to the protein MDFSEGLVNDLQMGIVITGARSGTVKYANAAACRILGRGAGEMVGRSWRRLVSQPDFELFSSYERRVIRHGPAGSGERFPPFRMRFARPDGEIVHVQVASTMTHDFDGLLGGDEAYIVSRMEDVSDRDQVANYLRFILDHSPASMLLIDRTGHVVFGAGARNSREAEDIIDAATRSVFEVFEDHKESLAMLKATFEYGAADSKVVQAYGRYFDLHMIPIPDAAGRVQLVAALSTDVTERELALSGEAQLASLAEQALVTPEAVGLWHRATAVLANQLSAAVALYEIDCTSAAARDAKPAASVGLPLPDAIAGRVVSAAVRTGHATTGAPDASGGRQILAAPVGRPGASTAVITVHRQEPDAMPFGDRDEQFLGAVASVLGSAAVRFATEREIRYRSTHDSLTDLPNRSWLLDRLERTLKLHRTGVVFIDLDGFKTVNDTYGHRVGDELLREIARRLRETVRPDDVVARLAGDEFAVLCERVVSLSAIEGLARRVLNAIQEPVDLSDATVRVSASAGVAISCADLADPDRLLNASDIAMYAAKRAGAGRCMVHQSSMHLDNG
- a CDS encoding cytochrome P450 encodes the protein MTITDSTLIVDVPEEIARRVVLPEGHREDAPLFEAYRWLRENAPLAKVAVDGYDPIWLVTKHADIMEIERQPAIFTSGGGEAPGSHNPILQNQAGDTFTKSLTGGSLRILETLTYLDPPEHTMVKDIANEWFRPVSLKKWGDRIRALAQQAIADHLRPGANDLDLVADFTLGYPLHVIMTLFGMPAEDEPRMMALTQDFFGTADPDTQRSDTEALTPEAAAQQWSATIRDFYAYFDTFLEARRAEPKDDLASIIANARQPDGELFPKEVAYGWFVAIATAGHDTTSSTLSSILEALALNPDQLAAVKADLSLVPDLVNEGLRWASPVKHFVRQASQDYVLRGQQIAAGDRFMLLYQSANRDTDIFDAPDEFRFDRRPNRHIAFGYGPHMCIGQHLAKLELRVMLEELLPRITAIDITGGRKVVQTNFVGGLRRLPVRLDLA